From the Flavimarina sp. Hel_I_48 genome, one window contains:
- a CDS encoding ABC transporter permease — MLKNLIYKLGYALFTLYGVVTVIFFLFTVLPGDPARMMLDQNEDPEQLAIIKQKYGFDKPLITQYFYYLNDLSPVSLHSPSEKDYTYLQEGKYNHVKLIDFGSVLLVLKAPYLRESFQKSGKPVTQVIGDTLPNTMVLAVSAIFIAIILGIALGVVSANYQDTWLDKAIQVLSTLGMSVPSFFSAILFAWLFGFVLHEYTGLNMTGSLYAMDDYGEGIYIQWKNIILPAIVLGIRPLGVVIQLMRNSLLEVYNQDYIRTARAKGLSTMQIVSRHALKNAMNPVVTAVSGWFASMLAGAVFVEYIFGWNGLGKEIVDALNTLDLPIITGAVLVIATMFIIINILVDLVYGWLDPKVRVS; from the coding sequence GTGCTTAAAAACCTCATTTACAAGTTGGGTTATGCCCTGTTCACACTTTATGGTGTGGTAACCGTAATTTTTTTCCTTTTTACGGTACTGCCGGGAGACCCGGCGCGCATGATGCTTGATCAAAATGAAGATCCTGAACAGCTGGCCATTATTAAACAAAAGTATGGTTTTGATAAACCGCTTATCACCCAGTATTTTTATTACTTAAATGATCTTTCACCGGTATCGTTGCACAGCCCTTCCGAAAAGGATTATACCTATCTTCAGGAAGGAAAATACAATCATGTAAAGCTTATCGACTTCGGAAGTGTACTACTCGTCCTAAAAGCGCCGTATTTAAGAGAATCCTTTCAGAAATCAGGAAAACCGGTAACACAGGTGATAGGGGATACCTTGCCAAATACGATGGTGCTGGCGGTAAGTGCTATTTTTATTGCAATTATTCTTGGTATTGCACTTGGTGTAGTTTCTGCAAACTATCAGGATACCTGGCTTGACAAGGCGATACAAGTGTTGAGTACGCTGGGAATGAGTGTTCCCAGCTTTTTTAGTGCGATTTTATTTGCGTGGCTTTTTGGTTTTGTATTGCATGAATATACCGGATTGAATATGACGGGAAGCCTTTACGCAATGGATGATTATGGCGAAGGGATTTATATACAATGGAAAAATATCATATTGCCCGCAATAGTACTAGGGATACGTCCACTGGGCGTGGTTATCCAGTTGATGCGTAATTCGCTGCTTGAAGTATACAACCAGGATTATATACGTACCGCACGCGCCAAGGGGCTCAGCACAATGCAAATTGTGAGCAGGCATGCCTTAAAAAACGCTATGAACCCTGTGGTAACGGCAGTTTCAGGATGGTTTGCATCCATGCTGGCCGGGGCTGTTTTTGTAGAATATATTTTCGGGTGGAACGGCCTAGGCAAAGAGATCGTAGATGCTTTGAATACCCTGGACCTTCCCATTATTACCGGGGCAGTTCTTGTGATCGCCACAATGTTTATCATCATAAATATTTTAGTGGACCTTGTTTACGGTTGGCTTGACCCTAAAGTGCGGGTTTCATAA
- the tpiA gene encoding triose-phosphate isomerase, which produces MRKNIVAGNWKMNFGLDETQDLISGLKKINKTSDAEVIIAPPFTNLFSAFESLKNTNIGLAAQNMHESDNGAFTGEISAEMLKSIGVNTVILGHSERRAIFGEDENLLTEKVNTALKHGMRIIYCFGEELKDRNYGEHQEVVGKQIANTLYHLDADAWKNIVLAYEPVWAIGTGETASPEQAQEMHAFIRKEVKHEYGEDVSESLSILYGGSVKPGNAEEIFSKKDVDGGLIGGASLKAEDFMAIVNAFKK; this is translated from the coding sequence ATGAGAAAAAACATTGTAGCCGGTAACTGGAAGATGAACTTTGGCCTGGACGAGACGCAAGATCTTATTTCTGGACTGAAAAAAATCAATAAGACCTCTGATGCGGAAGTAATTATTGCTCCACCCTTTACAAATCTATTCAGTGCTTTTGAATCATTGAAAAATACAAACATAGGCTTAGCAGCACAAAATATGCACGAGTCAGATAATGGAGCTTTTACGGGTGAGATTTCGGCAGAAATGCTTAAAAGTATAGGTGTAAACACGGTTATTTTAGGACATAGTGAACGTAGGGCAATCTTTGGGGAAGATGAAAACCTACTGACCGAAAAAGTAAATACGGCCCTGAAGCACGGTATGCGTATCATCTATTGTTTTGGGGAAGAACTTAAGGATCGTAATTATGGTGAGCACCAGGAAGTAGTAGGCAAGCAAATTGCAAATACCCTTTACCATCTGGATGCTGATGCATGGAAAAATATTGTACTCGCTTATGAGCCGGTCTGGGCCATAGGTACCGGAGAAACCGCATCCCCGGAACAAGCGCAGGAAATGCACGCTTTCATCAGAAAAGAAGTAAAGCATGAATATGGCGAAGACGTTTCAGAATCCTTGAGTATCCTTTATGGAGGAAGTGTAAAGCCAGGTAATGCAGAAGAGATTTTTTCCAAAAAAGATGTAGATGGTGGTTTGATAGGCGGTGCTTCCCTAAAGGCCGAAGATTTTATGGCCATTGTCAATGCATTCAAGAAATAA
- a CDS encoding site-specific integrase: protein MRTSKTFSIQFWMDQKKAINGEGLIYARVTVDQKRLSISLKRKVPVKLWDTKNKKVIGNTKEAREINQYFELAKSQLFQSYQDLKGRGEPLTSDLIKSHFLQEDQSTATLQDLIAYHRQKIQNTLTEGTIKNFKVTENYINRFLKSIKIKDILLSKLNYKFLCDFESYLSGYYPKGHPKAMSHNTVMKHIQRLRKIVTLAYHMEWVDNDPFRRWKTTFSKKEREFLSDKELSNIATHRFRIERLDRVRDVFLFSCYTGISFVDIENLTPKNIWLGDDDKKWIVTHRQKTNTKVKIPLLHTAELILQKYANHPVTQVSGCLLPTITNEKTNMYLKEIAEVCGIQKNLTFHMARHTFATTVALSNGMPIETVSKILGHTKIATTQIYARVLDKKVENDMAALQEILRQKELERLKKSSNR, encoded by the coding sequence ATGCGTACTTCAAAAACATTCTCCATTCAGTTCTGGATGGATCAGAAGAAAGCCATTAATGGCGAAGGTTTAATTTATGCCCGGGTGACAGTAGATCAAAAGCGACTGAGCATTAGCTTGAAGAGAAAAGTTCCGGTAAAACTTTGGGATACTAAAAACAAAAAGGTTATAGGTAATACTAAAGAAGCACGGGAGATCAACCAGTATTTTGAGCTGGCGAAATCCCAACTGTTTCAAAGTTACCAGGATCTAAAGGGCAGGGGGGAACCGCTTACCAGCGATCTGATCAAAAGTCATTTTCTTCAAGAAGATCAGTCCACAGCGACACTTCAGGATCTTATCGCTTATCACAGACAAAAAATTCAGAATACCCTTACTGAGGGCACCATCAAAAACTTTAAGGTAACCGAGAATTATATCAACCGTTTTCTAAAATCCATCAAAATCAAAGATATACTACTTTCTAAACTCAATTATAAATTTCTCTGTGATTTTGAAAGTTACCTTAGTGGCTATTATCCCAAAGGGCATCCCAAGGCGATGAGCCACAATACGGTAATGAAACACATTCAGCGGTTACGCAAAATAGTAACTCTGGCCTATCATATGGAATGGGTTGACAACGATCCTTTCCGACGCTGGAAAACCACCTTCAGTAAGAAGGAAAGGGAATTTCTTTCGGATAAGGAACTTTCTAATATAGCTACCCATCGCTTTAGAATCGAGCGGCTGGATAGGGTTCGCGACGTTTTTCTATTCAGCTGCTATACCGGGATCAGTTTTGTGGATATAGAAAACCTTACCCCTAAGAATATCTGGCTCGGAGACGATGATAAGAAATGGATTGTCACGCACCGGCAAAAAACAAATACAAAGGTGAAGATCCCATTGCTCCATACCGCTGAACTCATATTGCAAAAATATGCAAATCATCCTGTTACTCAGGTTTCGGGCTGCTTGCTCCCCACCATTACCAATGAAAAGACCAATATGTACCTTAAGGAAATTGCAGAAGTCTGTGGGATTCAGAAAAACCTGACCTTTCATATGGCCAGGCATACCTTCGCCACAACCGTTGCCTTAAGCAATGGCATGCCCATAGAAACCGTATCGAAGATCCTGGGGCATACCAAGATCGCCACGACCCAGATCTATGCACGGGTACTGGATAAAAAAGTGGAAAATGATATGGCTGCTCTACAGGAGATTTTAAGACAAAAGGAGCTAGAGCGACTGAAAAAAAGTTCAAATAGATAA
- a CDS encoding BT_3928 family protein, with the protein MKILVNILRIIVGVLFIISGFVKLNDPVGFSYKLQEYFSPAVLDLDFLSPYALGLAIILVIVEMVLGIALIIGYNKMFTLWMLLAMILFFTFLTFYSAYYNKVTDCGCFGDALPLTPWQSFTKDVVLLLMIVILLAGSKFIEPFFTRFGRTIAIFISFVGAMCFGYYVLMHLPLIDFRAYHEGANITEGMQVPAGAAEAIFDYNWKFNLNGKEEIITTQGDYPEHKGEFIGVETAMVQQGYLPPIHDFSIEKDGEDFTEHYLNTENLLVIVAYDIAKTEWNGWPKTKAVADAALKKGYTVIGLSASGEEATQDLIDKQKLNFEFYSTDATTLKTIIRSNPGILKLSKGTILQKKHWNDAEDIMLETLPTAKPNLNLSLKFKLDTISRLGEQFSDLEKLALTQKKTNTQPNERGKDANEIELSRLLGVSNLDFVMSYFDKGIYPGKDLVGEPTNLVPLKILRKNSQYISQYLDLLKRAGRAGQLPYTYVAEIEDRYLMQQGKPQIYGTQARVTRNHGAFIWPIAEPDTVNQRRKIAGFNQEIADYAKELIGSEYQYRALTIAQIEKL; encoded by the coding sequence TTGAAGATACTAGTCAATATTTTAAGGATAATTGTAGGGGTTTTGTTCATCATCTCCGGGTTTGTAAAATTGAACGATCCGGTAGGTTTTTCCTATAAATTGCAGGAATACTTTAGTCCGGCGGTATTGGATCTTGATTTTCTGAGTCCGTACGCACTGGGACTTGCCATTATACTTGTAATTGTAGAAATGGTTCTGGGAATCGCCCTGATCATAGGTTATAACAAGATGTTTACGCTATGGATGCTTCTGGCGATGATACTGTTTTTTACTTTTCTGACTTTTTATTCCGCATATTATAATAAAGTTACCGATTGTGGCTGTTTTGGAGATGCATTGCCGTTAACCCCATGGCAATCTTTTACAAAAGATGTAGTGTTATTGCTAATGATTGTGATATTGCTGGCCGGCAGTAAATTTATTGAACCCTTTTTCACCCGTTTTGGCCGTACCATTGCCATTTTTATTTCATTCGTGGGAGCGATGTGTTTTGGATATTATGTGCTCATGCACTTGCCGTTGATAGATTTTAGGGCATATCACGAAGGTGCAAATATTACAGAGGGCATGCAGGTTCCGGCGGGTGCAGCAGAAGCTATTTTTGACTATAACTGGAAGTTCAATTTAAACGGAAAGGAAGAGATCATCACCACCCAAGGCGATTATCCGGAGCACAAAGGTGAATTTATAGGTGTAGAAACAGCGATGGTACAGCAAGGATATTTACCGCCTATTCATGATTTTAGTATTGAAAAAGACGGCGAAGATTTTACCGAACACTATTTAAATACCGAAAATCTATTGGTGATCGTCGCCTACGATATTGCAAAAACAGAATGGAACGGTTGGCCGAAAACCAAAGCAGTTGCAGATGCCGCCTTAAAAAAAGGATATACCGTTATAGGACTTTCAGCTTCCGGAGAGGAGGCTACCCAGGATCTGATAGACAAGCAGAAGCTGAATTTTGAATTTTACAGTACAGATGCGACCACACTCAAAACCATTATACGTAGCAATCCGGGAATCTTAAAACTGAGCAAAGGAACAATTCTGCAAAAAAAACACTGGAATGATGCAGAAGATATCATGCTGGAAACATTGCCTACCGCTAAACCTAATCTTAATCTTTCGCTCAAATTCAAGTTGGATACCATATCCCGCCTGGGCGAGCAATTTAGTGATCTGGAAAAACTTGCGTTGACTCAAAAAAAAACAAATACGCAGCCAAATGAAAGAGGAAAAGACGCAAATGAAATAGAACTTTCAAGACTGCTGGGGGTAAGCAACCTTGATTTTGTAATGTCTTATTTTGATAAGGGAATTTACCCAGGAAAAGATCTTGTAGGAGAACCCACAAACCTTGTACCGCTTAAAATATTGAGGAAAAATTCACAGTATATATCCCAATATTTGGATTTACTAAAGAGAGCGGGGAGGGCAGGGCAACTTCCATACACCTATGTTGCAGAAATTGAAGATCGGTATTTAATGCAACAGGGAAAACCCCAAATTTATGGTACTCAGGCTCGGGTAACAAGAAACCATGGAGCCTTCATCTGGCCCATTGCAGAACCAGATACCGTAAACCAGCGCCGAAAAATTGCCGGTTTTAATCAGGAAATTGCTGATTATGCAAAGGAATTGATAGGTTCAGAATACCAGTACCGGGCGCTTACTATTGCCCAAATCGAAAAACTTTAG
- a CDS encoding M57 family metalloprotease, with product MRKNFTKCLLLLGVGALTLSSCSTDEENITTQESNSIETKVSPEILKQVSEAGMNANYVQWSDFYLPGGEVQKKLLIENDIVITQEQLESMAIQHKKSKGDNDSKQYRTSNIVSQGRNISIIGYTGGTQALSSKERTALQWAVDNYNALNGVSISFTLSFGTNYQNKDMVVYNNSVNNPDGAGGSAGFPSNGNPYKFVQIYNIGGYNTNVIEHVITHEIGHSVGFRHTDFFSRQSCGDNVNEGGDAILVNGTPSGYDATSVMLACFSSSEDGEFGNNDIIALNAMY from the coding sequence ATGAGAAAAAATTTCACAAAATGCTTATTACTTCTTGGTGTTGGTGCATTGACTTTGTCATCCTGTTCAACAGACGAAGAGAATATTACAACTCAAGAGTCCAATAGTATAGAAACTAAGGTTTCACCGGAGATCTTAAAACAAGTGAGTGAAGCGGGTATGAATGCCAATTATGTACAATGGAGTGACTTTTACCTACCAGGTGGTGAGGTTCAAAAAAAGTTGCTAATTGAAAATGACATCGTGATCACCCAGGAACAACTGGAGTCCATGGCTATACAGCATAAAAAATCAAAGGGTGACAATGATTCAAAACAGTATCGTACTTCTAATATTGTAAGTCAGGGGAGAAATATAAGCATCATTGGTTATACCGGTGGCACCCAGGCATTGTCTAGTAAAGAACGTACCGCATTGCAGTGGGCGGTAGATAATTACAATGCGCTCAATGGTGTTTCCATATCTTTCACGCTAAGTTTTGGGACTAATTACCAGAACAAGGACATGGTTGTGTATAACAATTCAGTCAATAATCCTGATGGAGCCGGAGGTAGTGCTGGTTTTCCGAGCAACGGGAATCCTTATAAATTTGTGCAGATATACAACATAGGTGGTTATAATACCAATGTAATAGAGCACGTTATTACGCATGAGATAGGTCATTCCGTAGGTTTTCGTCATACAGATTTCTTTAGCCGTCAGAGCTGCGGGGATAATGTTAATGAAGGTGGGGATGCCATTCTGGTAAACGGTACGCCTTCCGGTTACGATGCTACTTCTGTAATGCTCGCTTGTTTTAGCTCATCTGAAGATGGCGAGTTTGGCAATAATGATATAATTGCTTTAAATGCAATGTATTAA
- a CDS encoding ATP-dependent Clp protease adaptor ClpS — translation MSTKEKIQEEVDVLEQVRPDNEIVLYNDEVNTFDHVIESLITACDHTPIQAEQCSLIVHYKGKCTVKTGAFKELEPRCSKLLEAGLSAEII, via the coding sequence ATGAGCACTAAAGAAAAAATTCAAGAAGAGGTAGATGTTTTAGAACAAGTACGTCCAGATAATGAAATTGTACTATATAACGATGAGGTCAATACCTTTGATCACGTAATAGAAAGTTTAATAACTGCCTGTGATCACACCCCTATTCAGGCAGAACAATGTTCGTTGATCGTTCATTATAAAGGAAAATGCACGGTAAAAACGGGTGCATTTAAAGAACTGGAACCACGATGTTCAAAATTACTTGAAGCTGGATTAAGCGCTGAAATCATATAA
- the prmA gene encoding 50S ribosomal protein L11 methyltransferase, whose amino-acid sequence MAEAYIEYAFKVAPLQPGVDILIAQLAELDFESFSETEDGLDAYILEAKDSEDLLADIQILQNPEFDIFSTKSKILPVNWNSEWERHFEPIEVDGICTVRAPFHAKSNAKYDIVIEPKMSFGTGHHATTHLVIKHLLKAELKDKTVLDMGCGTGILAILASMRGAKHVDAIDNDRWCYENATENVERNTTSNVNVLHGDAALLGEKSYDVIIANINRNILLADIPKYASCLNDGGLLFLSGFYTEDIPALTEVCNPQGINFIMNFEKNNWVACKFVKN is encoded by the coding sequence ATGGCAGAAGCCTATATTGAATACGCATTCAAAGTAGCCCCCCTTCAACCGGGGGTTGATATTTTAATCGCACAGCTCGCAGAACTTGATTTTGAAAGTTTTTCTGAAACGGAAGACGGGCTTGATGCCTATATTTTAGAAGCCAAGGATAGTGAAGATCTTCTTGCGGATATCCAAATTTTGCAAAATCCTGAATTTGATATTTTTTCTACCAAATCAAAAATTCTTCCTGTCAACTGGAATTCAGAATGGGAACGTCATTTTGAACCCATTGAAGTAGATGGGATTTGCACGGTACGGGCTCCCTTTCATGCGAAGAGTAATGCGAAATATGATATTGTCATAGAGCCTAAAATGTCCTTCGGCACCGGGCATCACGCAACCACGCATTTAGTGATCAAGCATTTGCTTAAAGCTGAACTCAAGGACAAAACAGTCCTTGATATGGGATGTGGTACGGGGATTCTTGCTATTTTAGCGTCCATGCGCGGTGCAAAACATGTAGATGCCATAGATAATGACAGGTGGTGCTATGAGAACGCCACAGAAAATGTGGAGCGCAATACTACCAGCAATGTTAACGTTTTACACGGTGATGCTGCGCTACTGGGAGAAAAATCATATGATGTTATCATTGCCAATATCAACAGAAATATACTTCTGGCAGATATACCGAAGTACGCCAGTTGCCTGAATGATGGAGGGCTGCTGTTCTTAAGTGGTTTTTATACCGAGGACATCCCAGCACTTACTGAAGTTTGTAATCCTCAGGGAATTAATTTTATAATGAATTTTGAAAAAAATAACTGGGTAGCTTGTAAATTTGTAAAAAATTAG